A region of Propionispora hippei DSM 15287 DNA encodes the following proteins:
- a CDS encoding 2-isopropylmalate synthase, which produces MDIPVIKIFDTTLRDGEQTPGVCLEVDEKLEIAQALAKLRVDVIEAGFPIASPGDFAAVSQVAAKIKGGPAIAGLARAGQKDIDAAVNALKQAERPRIHTFIATSDIHMEYKLKMSREQVLARAEEAVRYARKFVEDVEFSAEDASRSDWDFLCQIYTAVIDAGASTINVPDTVGYTSPSEFGALIKYIRDHVPNIHRAAISVHCHDDLGMSVANSLAAIENGATQVECAMNGLGERAGNASLEEIVMALHTRKEFYKAETRIDTTQIYRTSRLVSTLAGISVPPNKAVVGENAFAHESGIHQHGVLNNSLTYEIMRPETVGISRNAIVLGKHSGRHAFEDRLKELGFELDSDTVNMLFVRFKELADRKKMVFDRDIEALVNEKVSLKPEWYRLSYHHVVSGNQMLATATVRLETSNGVVEHASCGDGPVDAMFKAIEAAVGFKVSLQDYTIKAVTSGEDALGEAIVWVECDDRSFSGRGLSTDVIEASAKAYVGAINKMLAVCGVPETSNETGIR; this is translated from the coding sequence ATGGATATACCCGTGATAAAAATATTTGATACCACGTTGCGTGATGGGGAACAGACGCCGGGTGTCTGCCTGGAAGTGGATGAAAAGCTGGAGATTGCTCAGGCTCTCGCCAAACTGCGGGTGGATGTCATTGAAGCGGGCTTCCCTATCGCTTCCCCCGGTGATTTTGCCGCAGTCAGTCAGGTTGCCGCCAAAATAAAAGGCGGACCGGCGATTGCCGGGTTGGCCCGGGCCGGGCAGAAAGACATCGATGCTGCGGTCAACGCACTGAAGCAGGCTGAACGGCCCCGGATTCACACCTTTATCGCCACCAGCGACATTCACATGGAATATAAATTAAAAATGAGCCGGGAACAGGTATTGGCCAGAGCCGAAGAGGCTGTACGCTATGCCCGGAAGTTTGTGGAGGATGTCGAGTTTTCTGCAGAAGACGCTTCCCGTTCCGATTGGGACTTTTTGTGCCAAATTTATACGGCGGTCATCGACGCCGGCGCCAGCACCATCAATGTTCCCGATACAGTGGGCTACACTTCGCCCAGCGAATTCGGCGCGCTCATCAAATACATCCGCGACCATGTCCCCAATATTCACCGGGCCGCCATCAGTGTTCACTGTCATGATGATTTAGGCATGTCAGTAGCCAATTCGCTGGCGGCGATTGAAAACGGCGCCACCCAGGTGGAATGTGCCATGAACGGGCTGGGCGAACGGGCCGGCAATGCCTCGCTGGAGGAAATTGTGATGGCCCTGCACACCCGCAAGGAATTTTACAAGGCCGAGACGCGGATCGACACGACGCAGATTTATCGCACCTCCCGGTTGGTCAGCACTCTGGCGGGTATTTCCGTGCCGCCCAATAAGGCGGTTGTCGGCGAAAACGCTTTTGCCCATGAATCGGGGATTCATCAGCATGGCGTGCTCAACAACTCGCTTACTTATGAAATCATGCGTCCTGAAACGGTCGGAATTAGCCGTAATGCCATTGTGCTGGGCAAGCATTCGGGCCGTCATGCTTTTGAGGACCGGTTGAAAGAACTGGGCTTTGAACTGGACAGTGATACCGTCAATATGCTGTTTGTCCGTTTCAAAGAACTGGCTGACCGTAAAAAGATGGTGTTTGACCGTGATATTGAAGCGCTGGTCAATGAAAAAGTGAGCTTAAAACCCGAATGGTACCGCCTGTCTTATCACCATGTGGTCAGCGGCAATCAGATGCTGGCTACGGCGACGGTGCGGCTGGAAACCAGCAATGGTGTGGTCGAACACGCCAGTTGCGGTGACGGACCGGTCGATGCGATGTTTAAAGCTATCGAGGCAGCCGTAGGTTTTAAGGTAAGCCTGCAGGACTATACTATTAAAGCCGTTACTTCCGGCGAAGATGCCCTGGGCGAAGCTATTGTCTGGGTGGAATGCGATGACCGTTCCTTCAGCGGCCGGGGCTTAAGCACTGATGTCATTGAGGCCAGCGCCAAGGCTTATGTCGGTGCCATCAACAAAATGCTGGCTGTCTGCGGTGTACCGGAGACAAGTAACGAAACCGGTATACGGTAG
- a CDS encoding MIP/aquaporin family protein, translated as MTNLLGEFLGTAVLIIFGAGVVANVLLKDSKGQGSGWIVITTGWALAVFAGVFTAVSLGAPQADLNCAVTLAKYLRGGIYTLDQAIMTMVVQTVGAIAGSVVVWLAYLPHWEITEDPGLKLGVFATGPAVRDLKANLLTEIIATFMLMFSFFALFSPAVGAIPPGVGPYLAGMVIFALGLSLGGPTGYAMNPARDLGPRIAHAILPIAGKGSSDWGYAWVPVVGPFVGAAIAYVFAKAIGLI; from the coding sequence ATGACTAACTTGTTAGGCGAATTCCTTGGAACTGCAGTACTGATTATTTTTGGTGCAGGCGTTGTTGCAAATGTGTTGCTCAAAGACTCCAAAGGTCAAGGCAGCGGGTGGATTGTTATAACCACAGGCTGGGCTCTTGCTGTATTTGCCGGTGTTTTCACTGCTGTATCCCTTGGTGCTCCGCAGGCGGACTTAAACTGCGCGGTTACGTTGGCTAAATATCTGAGAGGCGGAATTTATACTCTGGATCAGGCGATCATGACGATGGTAGTGCAGACGGTTGGCGCTATTGCCGGATCGGTTGTTGTTTGGTTGGCTTACCTGCCGCACTGGGAAATTACTGAAGATCCCGGTCTCAAATTAGGCGTATTTGCTACCGGCCCGGCTGTTCGGGACTTGAAAGCAAATCTTCTGACAGAAATTATTGCTACCTTTATGTTGATGTTCAGCTTCTTTGCTCTGTTCTCCCCGGCAGTAGGTGCTATCCCTCCGGGAGTTGGCCCTTACCTGGCTGGCATGGTAATCTTTGCTCTTGGCTTGAGCCTTGGCGGACCTACCGGTTACGCTATGAACCCTGCCCGTGACCTGGGACCTCGTATTGCCCATGCTATTTTGCCGATTGCCGGTAAAGGATCTTCCGATTGGGGTTATGCCTGGGTACCGGTTGTAGGACCGTTCGTTGGTGCCGCAATTGCCTATGTATTCGCTAAGGCCATTGGTCTTATCTAA
- a CDS encoding glycerol-3-phosphate responsive antiterminator has protein sequence MGLQVPGILKTIVNGPIIPAVRTIQDFKYAMSNTAAPGVIVLFGDINTVSSLLEQAKQYKKRLILHLDLLEGIGRDKPGINFLARQGVSAVITTKTQIGKMAHEDGMIVIQRLFCMDSEAVRTGIQAAKALKPDAIEVLPGMVPRSVVQRLLSEVGRPVLAGGLMQTEEEVVEAIKNGVYAVSTSKRELWNFTYPDKGQ, from the coding sequence ATGGGATTGCAGGTTCCTGGAATTTTAAAGACGATTGTCAATGGACCTATTATTCCGGCAGTTCGTACAATTCAGGATTTTAAGTACGCTATGTCAAATACCGCAGCTCCGGGAGTTATTGTGCTGTTCGGGGATATTAATACGGTGTCAAGTCTATTGGAACAGGCCAAACAGTACAAAAAGCGGTTGATCTTACACCTGGACTTACTGGAGGGAATTGGGAGGGATAAGCCGGGTATTAATTTTCTGGCCCGTCAGGGAGTCTCGGCCGTGATCACCACCAAAACGCAAATTGGCAAAATGGCCCATGAAGACGGTATGATTGTTATTCAAAGGCTGTTTTGCATGGACTCCGAGGCTGTGCGCACAGGAATTCAGGCGGCGAAGGCTCTTAAACCGGATGCCATTGAAGTGTTGCCGGGGATGGTGCCGCGTTCGGTTGTTCAGCGGCTGCTGTCTGAAGTTGGCCGTCCTGTCTTGGCCGGTGGCCTAATGCAAACCGAAGAGGAAGTCGTTGAGGCGATCAAGAACGGAGTCTATGCTGTCAGCACAAGTAAACGGGAGTTGTGGAACTTCACTTATCCTGACAAAGGCCAATAA
- the glpK gene encoding glycerol kinase GlpK: protein MGKKYVMALDQGTTSSRAIIFDHESNIVAVSQKEFTQIFPKPGWVEHNAEEIWSTQIGVAAEAVAKAGLQPTDIAAIGITNQRETTVIWDKATGKPVYNAIVWQSRQTASICDDLKAQGLEQTFRDKTGLVVDAYFSGTKVKWILDNVPGVRERAEKCELLFGTMDTWLIWKLTGGKVHVTDYSNASRTLMYNIKELKWDEELLAALTVPACLLPEVRPSSEVYGKTDPSVFLGAEVPISGAAGDQQAALFGQTCFEEGMAKNTYGTGCFMLMNTGDKLFKSNNGLVTTIAWGLDGKVEYALEGSIFVAGSAIQWLRDGLRMIEDAPDSEYVAAKVKDDAEGVYVVPAFVGLGAPYWDMKARGAILGLTRGVKRAHIVRATLNSLAYQTKDVLSAMEADSGIKLQALKVDGGAVANNILMQFQADVLAVPVDRPQIIETTALGAAYLAGLAVGVWQSKQELVKTWKLDRSFAPAMDVREAKKLYSGWQKAVKRSMDWDEE from the coding sequence ATGGGTAAAAAGTACGTTATGGCGTTGGACCAGGGAACAACTAGCTCGAGAGCAATTATATTCGACCATGAATCTAATATAGTTGCCGTGTCGCAAAAAGAATTTACTCAGATCTTCCCTAAACCGGGCTGGGTTGAACACAATGCGGAAGAAATCTGGAGCACCCAGATTGGCGTAGCTGCCGAAGCCGTTGCTAAAGCCGGCCTGCAGCCGACGGACATTGCCGCTATCGGTATCACCAACCAACGGGAAACAACCGTTATCTGGGACAAAGCCACTGGCAAACCGGTTTATAACGCGATTGTATGGCAATCCCGTCAGACCGCTTCCATCTGCGACGACTTGAAGGCGCAAGGTCTGGAACAGACTTTCCGCGATAAAACCGGTCTGGTTGTTGACGCTTACTTCTCCGGTACGAAAGTAAAATGGATTCTGGACAATGTGCCCGGCGTGCGGGAAAGAGCCGAAAAATGCGAATTGCTGTTCGGCACCATGGATACCTGGTTAATCTGGAAATTAACCGGCGGTAAAGTGCATGTAACTGACTACTCCAATGCATCCCGTACTTTGATGTATAATATTAAGGAATTGAAATGGGACGAAGAACTGCTTGCAGCTCTTACCGTTCCTGCCTGCCTGCTGCCGGAAGTTCGTCCTTCCAGTGAAGTATATGGCAAAACCGATCCCAGCGTATTCCTTGGTGCAGAAGTGCCCATTTCCGGTGCTGCCGGCGACCAACAGGCTGCTCTCTTTGGTCAGACCTGTTTTGAAGAAGGCATGGCTAAGAATACCTATGGCACAGGCTGCTTCATGCTGATGAATACCGGCGATAAGCTGTTCAAATCGAACAACGGTCTGGTTACCACCATCGCCTGGGGTCTTGACGGCAAAGTGGAATATGCCCTGGAAGGCAGTATCTTCGTAGCCGGTTCGGCTATTCAATGGCTGCGTGACGGCTTGCGGATGATTGAAGACGCTCCGGATTCCGAATATGTAGCTGCCAAAGTAAAAGATGATGCTGAAGGCGTTTATGTAGTACCGGCCTTTGTTGGTTTGGGTGCTCCGTACTGGGACATGAAAGCCAGAGGCGCTATTCTTGGTTTGACCCGCGGTGTAAAACGGGCTCATATCGTTCGCGCTACTTTGAATTCACTGGCTTATCAGACCAAAGATGTATTAAGCGCCATGGAAGCTGATTCGGGCATTAAACTGCAGGCCTTGAAGGTAGACGGCGGTGCCGTTGCCAACAATATCCTGATGCAGTTCCAGGCTGACGTTCTGGCTGTTCCGGTTGACCGTCCGCAAATCATTGAAACGACCGCTCTGGGCGCCGCTTATCTGGCCGGTTTGGCTGTTGGCGTGTGGCAAAGCAAACAGGAGCTTGTGAAGACCTGGAAACTGGATAGATCCTTCGCTCCGGCTATGGACGTTAGAGAAGCTAAAAAACTCTATAGTGGCTGGCAAAAAGCAGTAAAACGTTCGATGGACTGGGACGAAGAATAA
- the dhaM gene encoding dihydroxyacetone kinase phosphoryl donor subunit DhaM, with protein sequence MVGLVIVSHSSKIAAGTCEMAYQMANPEQKIIAAGGTADDGIGTDAVKIAAAIEAADDGSGVLITVDLGSAVLSAETALELIPEEIKARVKIANAPLVEGSITAAIQASLGVSLEEVCQTAEDARQLQKFS encoded by the coding sequence TTGGTAGGGTTAGTAATTGTGTCACATAGCAGCAAAATTGCGGCAGGAACTTGTGAAATGGCCTATCAAATGGCCAATCCCGAACAAAAAATCATTGCCGCCGGCGGTACGGCCGACGATGGCATCGGCACCGATGCTGTAAAAATCGCCGCCGCCATTGAAGCTGCCGACGACGGCAGCGGCGTCTTGATTACTGTTGACCTGGGCAGCGCCGTCTTATCGGCAGAAACGGCCCTGGAACTCATTCCCGAAGAGATCAAGGCGCGGGTTAAAATTGCCAACGCCCCGCTCGTGGAAGGGTCGATCACCGCCGCCATTCAGGCCTCATTGGGCGTATCGCTGGAAGAGGTATGCCAAACAGCCGAAGATGCCCGCCAACTGCAAAAGTTCTCCTAA
- the dhaK gene encoding dihydroxyacetone kinase subunit DhaK, whose product MKKIINVPEEVVQDMLQGITAAHPQYVKQVEGTSVLVRAVKPENKVALVSGGGSGHEPAHGGFVGKGMLDGAVAGAVFTSPTPDQVYEAVKAVDTGKGVLLIIKNYTGDVMNFEMAAEMAQADGIQVEKVIVNDDVAVENSTWTIGRRGIAGTILVHKLTGAKAEAGADLAEVKRIAEKTIANVRSFGIALSSCTVPAAGKPSFTLADNEVEVGMGIHGEPGTHRETLRTADETATYLVDKILQDMPVKAGEEVAVLINGLGGTPAMELYIVNKKVSEILKDQGIKTVKTYVGNYMTSLEMAGFSISLLKLDSELKELLLATADTPALVQI is encoded by the coding sequence ATGAAAAAAATCATTAATGTTCCGGAAGAAGTAGTACAGGACATGCTGCAAGGTATCACAGCCGCTCATCCGCAATATGTCAAGCAAGTGGAAGGAACCAGTGTATTGGTCCGCGCGGTAAAACCGGAGAATAAGGTCGCTTTGGTAAGCGGCGGCGGCAGCGGTCACGAGCCGGCCCATGGCGGGTTTGTCGGCAAAGGGATGCTGGACGGCGCTGTTGCCGGTGCCGTATTCACCTCACCCACTCCTGACCAGGTATATGAAGCAGTCAAAGCCGTCGATACCGGCAAGGGTGTCCTCCTAATCATCAAGAACTATACCGGCGACGTCATGAACTTCGAAATGGCCGCCGAAATGGCTCAGGCTGACGGTATACAGGTGGAAAAAGTCATCGTCAATGACGATGTCGCCGTAGAAAATAGCACCTGGACGATTGGCCGCCGCGGCATTGCCGGCACGATTTTGGTTCACAAGCTGACCGGTGCCAAAGCCGAAGCAGGCGCCGATCTGGCCGAAGTAAAACGAATTGCCGAAAAAACCATCGCTAATGTGCGCTCCTTTGGCATCGCCCTGTCAAGCTGCACCGTTCCGGCGGCAGGAAAACCGAGCTTTACCCTGGCCGACAACGAAGTCGAAGTAGGCATGGGTATTCACGGCGAACCGGGCACACACCGCGAAACGCTTCGTACGGCTGATGAAACTGCCACTTATCTGGTAGACAAAATTCTGCAGGATATGCCTGTCAAAGCCGGTGAGGAAGTTGCTGTACTCATCAACGGCCTAGGCGGCACACCGGCCATGGAATTATATATTGTAAACAAAAAAGTATCCGAAATTCTTAAAGACCAGGGTATTAAAACCGTCAAAACCTATGTCGGCAATTATATGACATCCCTGGAAATGGCCGGTTTTTCCATTTCCCTGCTCAAGCTGGATAGCGAATTAAAAGAGCTGCTGCTGGCTACGGCTGACACCCCCGCTCTTGTCCAAATCTAA
- the ilvB gene encoding biosynthetic-type acetolactate synthase large subunit, with translation MKISGAEAVIRCLLEQGVDTVFGYPGGTVLPLYDALCDSPALKHVLTVHEQGAAHAADGYARASGRVGVCIATSGPGATNLITGLAAAYMDSIPVVAITGQVATGVIGQDAFQEIDIVGMTMAITKHNFQVKDVQKLPEIIRYAFHIARGGRPGPVLVDIPRDIQSAKLDFYEAPPSPGREWQVPGGMEREFREAGAIIQEARRPVIIVGGGVIQAEAGAEVLALAEKCRLPVVSTLMGLGAFPASRPRFLGLTGLHGHKAANSTIHYADTILAVGCRFSDRVTGDRRRYGEQKSVIHIDVDPAEIDKNVMTHIGLPGDLKKILSCITEYAQPGPVDKWLNTIRSWQEEFAPVYSEASLNAPWIMQHMAEETAGQEFVFATDVGQHQMWAAQHLKLEKPRTWLTSGGLGAMGYGLPAAMGAQFAVPGKRVIHIAGDGGMKMTGNELYTIAAHCLPIISVIINNSGLGMIRQMQHALYNKRYSACCLPPTVDFTLYAKSFGVDSVAVNTAQEFKGAFAQALASRRPHVIVANIAKTDFVTPMAMPGSTLNNYIELE, from the coding sequence ATGAAAATATCCGGTGCAGAGGCAGTTATTAGATGCTTATTGGAACAAGGGGTGGATACGGTATTCGGTTATCCGGGAGGAACGGTGCTCCCGCTGTATGACGCTCTCTGCGATAGTCCTGCCCTGAAGCATGTGCTTACCGTTCATGAGCAGGGAGCCGCCCATGCTGCCGACGGGTATGCCCGGGCCAGCGGCCGGGTGGGTGTATGTATTGCCACTTCCGGGCCGGGGGCGACCAATTTGATTACCGGTTTGGCCGCAGCCTATATGGACTCGATTCCGGTAGTAGCCATCACCGGTCAGGTGGCGACCGGCGTGATCGGCCAGGATGCTTTTCAGGAAATTGATATTGTCGGTATGACCATGGCGATAACCAAGCATAATTTTCAGGTCAAAGACGTGCAGAAACTGCCGGAAATCATCCGGTATGCCTTCCATATCGCCCGCGGCGGCCGGCCGGGTCCCGTGCTGGTTGATATTCCCCGCGACATCCAGAGCGCCAAACTGGATTTTTACGAGGCCCCGCCGTCACCCGGTCGTGAGTGGCAGGTTCCCGGCGGGATGGAAAGAGAGTTCCGGGAAGCCGGTGCCATCATTCAGGAGGCCCGGCGGCCGGTTATTATTGTCGGCGGCGGCGTCATCCAGGCGGAGGCGGGCGCCGAAGTGCTGGCCCTGGCGGAAAAGTGCCGGTTGCCGGTGGTAAGCACCTTAATGGGCCTGGGTGCTTTTCCGGCTTCCCGTCCGCGCTTTTTGGGCCTGACCGGACTTCATGGCCATAAGGCGGCTAACAGTACCATCCATTATGCCGATACCATTCTGGCTGTCGGCTGCCGCTTCAGCGACCGGGTGACCGGTGATCGCCGGCGGTACGGTGAGCAGAAAAGCGTGATTCACATTGACGTGGATCCGGCGGAAATTGATAAAAATGTCATGACTCATATCGGCCTGCCAGGGGATCTGAAGAAAATATTAAGCTGTATTACCGAGTATGCCCAGCCGGGTCCGGTGGATAAATGGCTCAATACCATCCGGTCCTGGCAGGAGGAATTTGCCCCCGTGTATTCCGAAGCCAGTCTGAATGCGCCCTGGATTATGCAGCATATGGCGGAAGAAACGGCCGGTCAGGAATTTGTCTTCGCCACCGATGTAGGACAGCATCAGATGTGGGCGGCGCAGCACCTGAAGCTGGAAAAGCCGCGGACCTGGCTGACTTCCGGCGGGCTGGGCGCTATGGGCTACGGTTTGCCTGCCGCCATGGGGGCCCAGTTTGCCGTTCCCGGCAAGCGGGTTATCCATATTGCCGGCGACGGCGGGATGAAAATGACCGGCAATGAGCTGTATACCATTGCCGCGCACTGTTTGCCGATTATTTCCGTCATTATCAATAATAGCGGGCTGGGGATGATCCGCCAGATGCAGCATGCTCTGTATAATAAGCGGTATTCTGCCTGCTGTTTGCCGCCCACGGTCGATTTTACGCTATATGCCAAAAGCTTTGGCGTCGACAGTGTGGCGGTCAATACGGCGCAGGAATTTAAAGGAGCCTTTGCCCAGGCGCTGGCCTCCCGGAGGCCCCATGTCATCGTGGCTAATATAGCAAAGACCGATTTCGTTACCCCCATGGCCATGCCGGGTTCAACGTTGAATAATTATATTGAGTTAGAATAA
- the dhaL gene encoding dihydroxyacetone kinase subunit DhaL, translated as MNTAMLTLIDAAKEKILAQKEWLTSLDAAIGDGDHGINMARGFEAVATKVRTLPPEAELPAILKTVGMTLISTVGGASGPLYGTAFLRAADQASKSAGLPAAALLGNILAGALQGIKDRGKATTGEKTMVDALEPACVAYDRGLTEGKPLPVCLEMACEAARQGVEYTKTIIATKGRASYLGERSLGHQDPGATSLCLLLEILSDFVNRQEVK; from the coding sequence ATGAATACTGCTATGTTAACGCTCATCGACGCAGCAAAAGAAAAAATACTTGCGCAAAAGGAATGGCTGACCTCGCTGGACGCCGCCATCGGCGACGGCGACCACGGCATCAATATGGCCCGCGGCTTTGAAGCGGTAGCAACTAAAGTCCGGACTTTGCCACCGGAAGCCGAATTGCCGGCTATCTTAAAAACGGTAGGAATGACACTAATTTCCACCGTAGGCGGTGCCTCCGGTCCGCTGTACGGCACAGCCTTTTTACGGGCGGCCGATCAGGCATCCAAAAGCGCCGGCCTGCCCGCCGCCGCTCTTCTCGGCAACATACTGGCCGGGGCACTGCAGGGAATCAAGGACCGCGGCAAAGCCACAACCGGCGAAAAAACAATGGTTGATGCGCTGGAACCGGCTTGCGTAGCCTATGACAGAGGCCTGACCGAAGGGAAACCCCTGCCTGTTTGCCTGGAAATGGCTTGCGAGGCCGCCCGCCAGGGCGTGGAGTACACCAAAACCATCATTGCCACCAAAGGACGGGCCAGCTATCTTGGCGAACGCAGCCTGGGACATCAGGATCCGGGAGCCACCTCTCTCTGCCTGCTTCTGGAAATACTGTCCGACTTTGTAAACCGGCAGGAGGTAAAATAA
- the glpA gene encoding anaerobic glycerol-3-phosphate dehydrogenase subunit GlpA: MQQTTVVVIGGGATGVGVLRDLSMRGVKAILLEQRDLVYGTSSRFHGLLHSGGRYAVKDAESAQECIEENMILRKIGRHCVEETEGFFVRLPEDDASFEAKWVESCNKVGISTIQISPEEAVRLEPNLTSRALSVYRVPDSAVDGFRLAWQNVMSAKRYGGQVMTYTEVIGIEQANGRVTGVKIRNTRTGEEDQIACECIVNAAGSWVERIVAMAGLHVNVKPDRGTLVAFNHRFTSRVVNRLRPPSDGDIFVPHGSITILGTTSEAAERPDDTIPRTEDVIKLLKIGEGLFEDIYHYRILRAFSGTRPLYSANPEAAGRNASRNFTIIDHAKEGMEGLVTIVGGKLTTYRLMAERMTDVVCKKLNVTAQCRTAVEPLVEDQPAEKIAEAKKYFPSYGTKVAMSRLGTKFDNVVNRMKAKPETRQLVCECEMVTLAEVEEMAAEDTSYDLDDIRRKTRMGMGTCQGSFCGFRSVGVVVTNNLLDNDNSSELLQGFLQSRWSGIRAALWGNQLREMELMRGIYQATLNIDGEISS, encoded by the coding sequence ATGCAGCAGACGACAGTTGTGGTTATTGGCGGCGGCGCTACCGGTGTGGGTGTGTTACGCGACTTATCGATGCGCGGTGTAAAAGCCATTTTGCTGGAGCAACGCGATTTAGTTTATGGAACCAGTTCGCGGTTCCATGGCCTGCTTCACAGTGGCGGCCGTTATGCCGTAAAGGATGCCGAGTCGGCACAAGAATGTATTGAAGAAAATATGATTCTGCGCAAAATTGGCCGGCACTGTGTGGAGGAAACGGAGGGTTTCTTCGTTCGCCTGCCGGAAGATGATGCAAGCTTTGAAGCAAAATGGGTGGAATCCTGTAATAAAGTAGGTATCTCTACCATTCAAATCAGTCCGGAGGAAGCAGTTCGCCTCGAACCCAACTTAACCAGCCGGGCTTTGTCGGTATACCGGGTGCCTGATTCGGCGGTTGACGGTTTTCGTCTGGCCTGGCAAAATGTCATGTCGGCTAAACGGTATGGCGGTCAGGTGATGACTTATACCGAAGTCATCGGTATTGAACAGGCCAATGGCCGGGTTACCGGGGTGAAAATCCGCAATACCAGGACCGGCGAAGAAGATCAGATTGCCTGCGAATGTATTGTCAATGCAGCCGGTTCCTGGGTAGAAAGAATTGTGGCCATGGCTGGACTGCATGTTAATGTAAAACCGGACCGCGGTACTTTGGTTGCTTTTAACCATCGTTTCACCAGCCGGGTGGTTAACCGTCTGCGTCCTCCTTCGGATGGCGACATTTTTGTGCCCCATGGTTCCATTACTATTTTGGGGACAACTTCCGAAGCGGCTGAACGTCCTGACGACACCATTCCGCGGACCGAAGATGTTATCAAATTATTGAAAATTGGCGAAGGCCTGTTTGAAGATATTTATCATTACCGTATTTTACGTGCCTTCTCCGGTACCCGGCCGCTGTACAGCGCCAATCCGGAAGCGGCAGGCCGGAATGCCTCCCGTAACTTCACCATTATCGACCACGCCAAAGAAGGTATGGAAGGCCTTGTTACTATCGTTGGCGGCAAGCTGACTACCTATCGTCTGATGGCGGAAAGAATGACCGATGTGGTCTGTAAGAAGCTTAACGTGACGGCCCAGTGCCGTACGGCGGTGGAACCGTTGGTGGAAGATCAGCCGGCGGAAAAAATTGCCGAGGCTAAGAAGTACTTCCCTTCTTATGGCACCAAAGTGGCTATGTCCCGTTTGGGAACCAAGTTCGACAATGTGGTTAACCGTATGAAAGCGAAACCGGAAACCCGCCAATTGGTCTGTGAATGTGAAATGGTTACGCTGGCCGAAGTGGAAGAAATGGCGGCAGAGGATACCAGCTATGATTTGGACGATATTCGCCGTAAGACCCGTATGGGTATGGGAACCTGCCAGGGTTCATTCTGCGGCTTCCGCAGCGTTGGTGTCGTGGTTACCAATAATCTTTTGGACAATGATAATTCTTCCGAATTGCTGCAGGGCTTCTTGCAATCCCGCTGGAGCGGCATCCGGGCTGCGCTGTGGGGCAACCAACTGCGGGAAATGGAATTAATGCGCGGGATTTATCAAGCGACTTTAAACATAGATGGGGAGATTTCATCATGA